The proteins below come from a single uncultured Carboxylicivirga sp. genomic window:
- the gluP gene encoding glucose/galactose MFS transporter — protein sequence MSKNKYLFPLIVMASLFFLFGFITTMNNSTIEFLKDAFGLNDVQKQLPNTFFYGAYVLSVPVGFLINKIGYRFSIFTGLGLIALGFFASIPGVGFGYYGFLSAVSIFAIGVVILQVAAAPYVVALGPKESSASRLTLTNALNSVATVIAPIFVSILLVTPKLGEGETLSNSKIQEIVQWPFVGIGVATAVILIIMFFLKLPNIKEEQEKAEAEGGTKHKSSAFKYTHVWLGSLAIFVYMGIEIGIPSFFADFADNAGATISTSTTDMLKYYWGGLMVGRVLGIFVLQKYKAGTILTACAIGGAAMLTGAIVMDGNIAMWLFLGTGLFHSIMWPVIYSLALEDLGPHADVASGIIATSVIGAAILMPIMGGVQTAAGVIAAVSALFVYYLYLIFFAQKGSKIR from the coding sequence ATGAGTAAGAATAAATATTTATTTCCATTGATAGTAATGGCCTCGCTTTTTTTCTTGTTTGGCTTTATTACTACAATGAATAATTCAACCATCGAATTCTTGAAAGATGCCTTTGGTTTGAACGATGTTCAGAAACAATTACCAAATACATTCTTTTACGGAGCCTATGTACTATCAGTGCCTGTAGGTTTCTTAATTAATAAAATTGGTTATCGTTTTTCAATCTTTACAGGATTAGGATTAATCGCCTTAGGTTTCTTTGCCAGTATTCCTGGCGTAGGGTTTGGTTACTATGGGTTCCTAAGTGCAGTATCCATTTTTGCTATTGGTGTTGTAATTCTTCAGGTTGCAGCTGCTCCTTACGTGGTAGCTTTAGGCCCTAAAGAAAGTTCAGCAAGTCGTTTAACTCTAACTAATGCGTTAAACTCAGTAGCTACTGTAATTGCACCTATCTTTGTTTCTATCTTATTAGTAACGCCTAAGTTGGGTGAAGGCGAAACTTTATCAAATTCTAAGATTCAGGAGATTGTTCAATGGCCATTTGTGGGTATTGGTGTAGCAACTGCTGTTATCTTAATTATCATGTTTTTCCTTAAACTTCCTAATATTAAAGAAGAGCAGGAAAAAGCAGAAGCAGAAGGAGGTACTAAGCATAAATCAAGTGCATTTAAATATACTCACGTTTGGTTAGGTTCATTAGCCATCTTTGTTTATATGGGTATCGAAATAGGTATTCCTAGTTTCTTTGCTGATTTTGCTGATAATGCAGGAGCTACTATTTCTACTTCAACCACTGATATGTTGAAATATTACTGGGGAGGTCTAATGGTAGGTCGTGTATTAGGTATTTTTGTTTTGCAAAAATATAAAGCTGGTACTATTCTTACCGCTTGTGCTATTGGTGGAGCAGCTATGTTAACAGGTGCCATTGTAATGGATGGTAACATTGCTATGTGGTTGTTCTTAGGTACTGGTTTATTCCACTCAATTATGTGGCCGGTAATCTATAGCTTGGCTTTAGAAGATTTAGGACCACATGCCGATGTGGCTTCGGGTATTATTGCTACTTCAGTTATTGGAGCTGCTATTTTAATGCCTATTATGGGTGGTGTTCAAACTGCTGCCGGAGTTATTGCTGCGGTTAGTGCATTGTTTGTTTACTATTTGTATTTGATTTTCTTTGCTCAAAAAGGATCTAAAATCAGATAA
- a CDS encoding DUF1254 domain-containing protein encodes MMKKTLTLILTVTVFIASACNSKPKALTPDEAKLIAEEAYIYAYPMLEHYKMMFAMAMYPESGAYNAAFNILVNNSTLNSPQDTIIVRPNNDTFYSAVWFDLSVQPQILSVPEITDGRYYSFQIIDMYTYNIDYVGSRKTGNGAGKYMFTGPDWEGEVPEGIDKVIPSEGNYLLALGRTQVFGSDDIEQAQAVMNGYQVESLGQYIGQDMQIMASPLLNLPPYNPQKANDENFIGYFNALMAMGKIHPSEKDMFERFAKIGVKPGEPYNPEDYDPEIIKAVQEGIVSGIKKFMKASASLGERKNQWQLVAGAFGTRKAMEGKYLTRASAAYFGLWGNDLEEAFYPESTFDADGDELDGSKHNYILHFDEDELPPAKSFWSLTMYKLPEQLLIENEINRYIIGSATKGLQYNSDGSLDIYIQKENPGEGKESNWLPANDGLFSLQTRIYWPEPNALNPLYAMPAIQKK; translated from the coding sequence ATGATGAAAAAAACACTAACATTAATCCTGACAGTAACGGTTTTTATTGCAAGTGCGTGCAATTCAAAACCCAAAGCCTTAACCCCTGATGAGGCCAAACTAATAGCCGAAGAAGCCTATATTTATGCATACCCCATGCTGGAGCATTATAAAATGATGTTTGCCATGGCTATGTATCCCGAGTCAGGTGCTTATAACGCTGCTTTTAATATTTTAGTTAATAACAGTACATTAAATAGTCCGCAGGATACTATTATAGTCAGGCCTAATAACGATACATTTTACTCGGCTGTTTGGTTCGATCTGTCTGTGCAGCCACAGATATTATCAGTCCCCGAGATTACCGATGGAAGATATTATTCCTTTCAGATAATTGATATGTATACTTACAATATCGATTATGTAGGCTCGCGAAAAACGGGCAATGGTGCCGGCAAATATATGTTTACCGGTCCGGATTGGGAAGGAGAGGTGCCTGAGGGTATTGATAAGGTCATACCATCGGAAGGAAACTATTTGCTTGCTTTAGGACGTACACAGGTGTTTGGCTCTGATGATATCGAGCAGGCGCAGGCGGTGATGAATGGTTATCAGGTTGAATCATTGGGGCAATATATAGGGCAGGATATGCAGATAATGGCATCACCGTTATTGAATCTTCCACCCTACAATCCGCAGAAGGCTAATGACGAAAATTTTATAGGATACTTCAATGCCTTAATGGCAATGGGTAAGATTCATCCATCAGAAAAGGATATGTTTGAACGTTTTGCTAAAATTGGTGTTAAACCCGGAGAACCATATAATCCGGAAGACTACGATCCGGAGATTATTAAGGCGGTGCAAGAGGGAATTGTGTCAGGAATAAAAAAGTTTATGAAAGCATCAGCAAGTTTGGGAGAACGAAAAAATCAATGGCAATTGGTGGCCGGAGCTTTTGGAACTCGAAAAGCCATGGAAGGTAAATATCTGACCAGAGCCTCTGCTGCTTACTTTGGTTTGTGGGGCAATGATTTGGAAGAGGCTTTTTATCCCGAATCGACTTTTGATGCTGATGGTGATGAACTGGATGGTTCAAAGCATAATTATATCCTGCATTTTGACGAAGATGAACTTCCGCCGGCGAAATCTTTCTGGTCGTTAACCATGTATAAACTGCCTGAGCAATTGTTGATTGAAAATGAAATTAACCGCTATATAATTGGCAGTGCTACCAAAGGTTTACAATACAATTCCGATGGGTCGTTGGATATTTATATTCAAAAAGAGAATCCGGGGGAGGGTAAAGAATCAAATTGGTTACCTGCCAATGATGGATTATTTTCATTGCAGACTAGAATATACTGGCCGGAACCCAACGCTTTGAATCCTTTGTATGCTATGCCGGCAATTCAGAAAAAATAA
- a CDS encoding TetR/AcrR family transcriptional regulator translates to MKKHNPTLQRWLEAAYYEFAYYGPDFSLKALSGKAGLSRATFYYHFNNKEHLIEELLVYHGKVAEQFSNELKREVSELIPDLYEVMFRHELNVRFHQQLLRNNHVEAFQNVYTRINTCSIDILLPFIRKYFNSEKANVDLIEFFNTLTDAWYARINFKNCTVEYMCNLATEIMEHTLGLYNHPKAKSL, encoded by the coding sequence ATGAAAAAACATAACCCAACCTTACAAAGATGGTTGGAGGCAGCTTATTACGAATTTGCTTATTATGGACCAGACTTTAGTTTAAAAGCTCTTTCCGGTAAAGCTGGTCTCTCGCGTGCCACTTTTTATTATCATTTTAATAATAAAGAGCACCTTATAGAAGAGTTATTGGTTTATCATGGCAAAGTTGCTGAGCAATTTAGTAATGAACTAAAAAGAGAAGTATCTGAATTAATCCCTGATTTGTATGAAGTTATGTTTCGTCATGAATTAAATGTCAGGTTTCACCAGCAATTGCTTCGAAATAATCATGTTGAAGCTTTTCAGAATGTTTATACGAGAATAAATACCTGTTCAATCGATATTTTACTTCCTTTTATTCGTAAATATTTTAATTCGGAAAAGGCAAATGTTGATCTTATTGAATTTTTTAATACGCTAACAGATGCCTGGTATGCAAGGATTAACTTTAAGAATTGCACTGTTGAGTATATGTGTAATCTGGCCACGGAAATTATGGAGCATACCTTGGGTTTATACAATCATCCCAAAGCTAAGAGTCTTTGA
- a CDS encoding DUF418 domain-containing protein, whose protein sequence is MNKTLTNPISKPRIVVVDALRGLALTGILLLHSLEHFDFYWPPQFNPEILGGVDKVLRDVIFFLFAGKSYAIFSVLFGFSFFIQMRGQERRGIDFRGRFVWRLIILLALGYIHSLIYVGDILRIYALMGLPLIFFYKVPTKFLVAVAAILLLHVTRFYELIYSFVNPEFIIQRDWGDWGTAFQTFCSGSFGDVLRHNSGIAFIMIVKWTIASARVYQLFGLFVIGMILGRIGFFEKSENNKPLLWRLLGLGFACLSVFQLISHYLPTLIGSNDTQKSLITELAGIFSNLSILSMWIGGFMLLYYRFRSAGIFTALSQYGRMSLTSYVMQPLVGVPLFYGYGLALYQYLGDTLSFLYAILFWVFQMWFCQIWFKNYKYGPLEWFWRALTFFNFRLPNKLK, encoded by the coding sequence ATGAATAAAACGCTAACAAATCCCATTTCAAAACCACGTATAGTTGTGGTTGATGCCCTAAGAGGTTTAGCCTTGACAGGTATTCTTTTACTGCATTCGTTGGAGCATTTCGATTTTTATTGGCCGCCTCAGTTTAATCCCGAAATTCTTGGTGGTGTCGATAAAGTATTGCGCGATGTTATCTTCTTTTTATTTGCCGGAAAATCATATGCAATTTTCTCGGTATTGTTTGGCTTTAGCTTTTTTATTCAAATGAGGGGGCAGGAGCGAAGAGGTATTGACTTTAGAGGACGTTTTGTTTGGCGTTTAATTATACTGCTTGCTCTTGGGTATATACATTCGTTAATTTATGTAGGCGATATTTTACGCATATATGCCTTGATGGGGCTGCCGTTGATTTTCTTCTATAAGGTGCCCACAAAATTTCTGGTTGCCGTAGCGGCCATATTGCTTTTGCATGTTACCCGATTTTATGAATTGATTTATAGTTTCGTAAATCCTGAATTTATCATTCAGCGTGATTGGGGCGACTGGGGTACTGCTTTTCAAACCTTTTGCAGTGGATCGTTTGGTGATGTGTTACGGCATAATTCGGGCATTGCATTTATAATGATTGTAAAATGGACGATTGCATCAGCCAGAGTGTATCAATTGTTTGGTTTATTTGTTATTGGAATGATTTTAGGCCGAATTGGTTTTTTTGAAAAATCGGAGAATAACAAGCCTCTGCTTTGGCGCTTATTAGGGCTTGGCTTTGCTTGTTTATCTGTTTTTCAACTAATTAGTCATTATTTACCAACGCTTATTGGGAGTAATGATACTCAGAAATCGTTAATTACCGAGTTGGCTGGAATTTTTAGTAATCTGTCGATATTATCAATGTGGATTGGTGGATTTATGTTGTTGTATTATCGATTTCGATCTGCAGGTATCTTTACTGCATTATCGCAATATGGCCGAATGAGCTTAACCAGTTATGTGATGCAACCATTAGTTGGTGTCCCCTTGTTTTATGGCTATGGTTTAGCATTATATCAGTATTTGGGCGATACGCTTAGCTTTTTGTATGCGATACTGTTTTGGGTGTTTCAGATGTGGTTCTGTCAGATATGGTTTAAAAATTATAAATATGGCCCGCTGGAATGGTTTTGGCGTGCACTTACTTTCTTTAATTTTCGATTACCCAATAAGCTTAAATAG
- a CDS encoding aldose epimerase family protein, with protein sequence MTKASDVFKLKNANNVEVTFIGRGGQLVGITVPDKDGNLDDVVIGYQSVEEALAGDGYFGALCGRFSNRIVKGQFSLDGVDYQLDCNNAPNHLHGGVDGFNNRVWDVTPYEEDRFAQAYKLTLVSPDGDQGYPGELKVEVVYGLTDENELVIEYAAETSKATIINLTSHAYFNLKGAGKGTVENQLLELNASKYTPLSAEIGTVTGEIAEVKGTPMDFVDTKAIGEAVNTDDEQVNMVNGIDHNFVIDGYDGMLRLAARLSDEETGRCMEVFTDQPGIQIYTGGHFDSSETGKLGNPIEKWAGVAMETQIFPDSPNKENYPNAVLKPGEVYKHTCVYKFSIQ encoded by the coding sequence ATGACAAAAGCATCTGATGTTTTTAAATTAAAAAATGCCAATAATGTAGAGGTTACATTTATTGGTCGTGGTGGACAGTTGGTGGGAATCACTGTTCCTGATAAAGATGGTAATCTTGATGATGTGGTTATCGGATATCAAAGCGTTGAAGAAGCGTTGGCAGGCGACGGATATTTCGGAGCTCTTTGCGGACGTTTCTCGAACCGTATTGTTAAAGGTCAGTTCAGCCTCGATGGTGTAGATTATCAGTTGGATTGCAACAATGCTCCTAATCACCTTCATGGTGGAGTTGATGGTTTCAATAACCGTGTGTGGGATGTAACTCCATACGAAGAAGATCGTTTTGCTCAGGCTTATAAATTAACCTTGGTTAGTCCTGATGGAGATCAAGGATATCCTGGCGAGTTGAAAGTTGAAGTGGTTTACGGATTAACTGATGAAAACGAATTGGTTATTGAATATGCTGCTGAAACATCAAAAGCAACTATCATCAACCTTACCAGTCATGCTTATTTTAACTTAAAAGGAGCAGGAAAGGGTACTGTTGAAAACCAATTATTGGAATTAAACGCTTCGAAATATACTCCGCTATCAGCTGAGATTGGAACTGTTACTGGCGAAATTGCTGAAGTAAAAGGTACACCAATGGATTTTGTGGATACCAAAGCTATTGGAGAAGCTGTTAATACTGATGATGAACAAGTAAATATGGTAAATGGTATCGATCATAACTTCGTAATTGATGGCTATGATGGAATGTTACGTTTAGCTGCTCGTTTATCGGATGAGGAAACAGGACGTTGCATGGAAGTATTTACTGATCAACCTGGAATTCAGATTTACACAGGAGGACACTTTGATAGTTCTGAAACTGGTAAATTGGGTAATCCTATTGAGAAATGGGCTGGTGTAGCTATGGAAACGCAAATTTTCCCTGATTCACCTAATAAAGAAAATTACCCAAATGCTGTATTAAAGCCGGGTGAGGTCTACAAACATACTTGTGTTTATAAATTTTCAATCCAATAA
- a CDS encoding methyl-accepting chemotaxis protein, translating into MESKNFVPLRRKLGIAIVIGLFVTVASIISYSAYVTRQEAISSAQEQALAIAKDFSSKTQIVVEEAMDISRSLAYIYSVSGDEEMKGSITRNQAIALSEKVLYSNKHFLGLTMAFEPNAFDDKDDKYRNTEGHDATGRFMSYLTKGGNNKAVVDVLIDYETKEKGPWYWEPKERMKDYLTEPVVYPVQGVDVTMVSCMTPIINNGIFLGVTGIDYPIDFMQEMVGAENYYNGQYQLSIVSNEGVFAANKNNPDWIMKSIETLYPDTYENQLNQIKNGEIVINSDADSLHVYVPLQIANTGINWQVRFSVDRDLIMKRANELMRGQIMIGIILLLVSLFGTIWYVSRLIKPVSGMVKIANSIAKGDLTDSSQMDASNDEIGMLVNAFREMQENLKEIVMGTVESAEQIASASAQLSSTSISLSQGASEQASSLEEISSTMEEIASNVTNNTNNASITNDYAKKSAKEIQLVNTASKQSMDAVNKIAEKITVINDIAMQTNILSLNAAVEAARAGEAGKGFAVVAIEVRKLAEVSKKSADDIVKETGTSVTVTSDTEKRLTAIIPEIEKTAELIEEIAVASKEQNSGVDQVNLAIQELNNVTQQNTSVSEQVAASAEQLSAQAKNLKTKISFFKI; encoded by the coding sequence ATGGAATCAAAAAACTTTGTACCACTAAGACGAAAGTTAGGAATAGCCATTGTTATTGGATTATTTGTAACAGTTGCTTCAATTATTAGCTATAGCGCATATGTTACCCGCCAGGAAGCAATTAGCTCGGCACAAGAACAAGCTCTGGCTATAGCTAAAGATTTCTCATCAAAAACACAAATAGTGGTTGAAGAAGCCATGGATATCTCTCGTTCGTTAGCCTATATTTACTCAGTATCGGGCGATGAAGAGATGAAAGGGAGCATTACTCGTAATCAAGCCATAGCTCTATCTGAAAAAGTTTTATACTCAAATAAACACTTTTTGGGGCTTACCATGGCTTTTGAACCCAATGCCTTTGACGATAAAGATGATAAATATCGAAACACAGAAGGCCATGATGCTACTGGTCGTTTTATGTCATATTTAACCAAAGGAGGAAACAACAAGGCGGTTGTGGATGTATTAATCGATTATGAAACAAAAGAAAAAGGACCATGGTATTGGGAACCTAAAGAACGCATGAAAGACTATTTAACCGAACCTGTTGTTTACCCAGTTCAGGGAGTAGATGTAACAATGGTATCCTGCATGACTCCTATCATTAACAATGGTATTTTTCTGGGAGTAACAGGTATTGACTACCCCATTGATTTTATGCAAGAAATGGTAGGAGCAGAAAACTATTACAATGGACAATATCAGTTAAGTATTGTATCAAACGAAGGTGTTTTTGCCGCAAATAAAAACAATCCCGATTGGATAATGAAAAGTATTGAAACACTCTATCCTGACACCTATGAAAATCAACTGAATCAGATTAAAAATGGAGAAATTGTTATAAATAGTGATGCTGATAGTTTGCATGTATATGTACCTCTTCAAATTGCTAATACGGGCATTAACTGGCAGGTTAGGTTTTCGGTTGATCGCGATTTAATTATGAAAAGGGCTAATGAATTAATGAGAGGACAAATCATGATTGGCATCATACTTTTATTAGTATCGCTATTTGGTACAATATGGTATGTTTCAAGGTTAATCAAACCAGTGAGTGGCATGGTAAAAATTGCTAACTCAATAGCAAAAGGCGACTTAACTGATTCTTCTCAGATGGATGCCAGCAACGATGAAATAGGTATGCTTGTTAATGCTTTCCGGGAAATGCAGGAAAATTTAAAAGAAATTGTAATGGGTACAGTAGAAAGTGCTGAACAAATTGCATCGGCAAGTGCCCAATTAAGTTCAACAAGTATTAGCCTATCCCAGGGAGCTTCAGAACAAGCCTCTTCATTGGAAGAAATATCATCAACAATGGAAGAAATTGCCAGCAATGTTACCAACAACACCAACAATGCTTCCATAACCAATGATTACGCAAAAAAATCAGCCAAAGAAATACAACTAGTTAATACTGCATCGAAGCAAAGTATGGATGCCGTCAATAAAATAGCCGAAAAAATTACCGTAATCAATGATATTGCAATGCAAACAAATATTTTATCATTGAATGCTGCTGTTGAAGCTGCCAGAGCTGGAGAAGCAGGTAAAGGTTTTGCTGTTGTTGCCATTGAAGTTAGAAAGCTAGCTGAAGTATCGAAAAAATCAGCAGATGATATTGTAAAAGAAACTGGAACTAGCGTAACTGTTACAAGCGACACCGAAAAAAGACTAACAGCAATTATACCCGAAATAGAAAAAACAGCAGAGTTAATTGAAGAAATAGCTGTTGCCAGTAAAGAACAGAACTCAGGTGTTGATCAGGTTAATTTAGCGATACAAGAATTAAATAATGTAACACAACAAAACACCTCAGTTTCAGAACAGGTTGCAGCCAGTGCCGAACAACTTAGTGCGCAAGCCAAAAATCTAAAAACAAAAATTAGCTTTTTTAAAATATAA
- a CDS encoding DUF1254 domain-containing protein, with protein sequence MKNLFLLTLMVSVLLTGCKFSNDSLTPEEAKQIAQEAYTYANPMVDHYRGLYNYFVDENSTDYKGPWNKVINMARVYTHEDRAVQTANSDTPYSFASLDLRSEPMVLTVPEIEVGRYFSVQLIDLYTHNFAFIGTRTVGNNGGLFLIAGPEWKGKMPAGIDKLIQSETEWVLAVYRTQLFNPDDLENVKQIQSGYNLQPLSTFLDLPAPQIAPDIHFIEPLTREEIKESPKVFEQLNFLLQFCPTHPSEKELMKRFAKLGIGAGQEFNWDKFSPEIQKAIKQGIADSWADFAVIKSQGEAGEIGSAEIFGTRQHLNNNYSYRMAAAVMGIWGASAEEAIYPGYYVDSENKPLNGANKYTLRFEPGQLPPVDAFWSLTMYELPASLLVENPLNRYLLNSPMMDDFVFDEDGGLTLYFQNESPGKEKESNWLPAPKGPFSVVMRLYLPKPEILSGKWVNPPLIKTN encoded by the coding sequence ATGAAAAACCTTTTCCTACTTACCTTAATGGTATCAGTATTGTTGACAGGGTGTAAGTTTAGCAATGATTCATTAACACCCGAAGAAGCTAAACAAATTGCCCAAGAAGCTTATACTTATGCCAATCCAATGGTTGACCACTATCGAGGTCTTTACAATTACTTTGTTGATGAAAACAGTACAGACTACAAAGGTCCCTGGAATAAGGTGATCAATATGGCCAGGGTATATACCCATGAAGACCGTGCAGTGCAGACAGCAAATTCCGATACGCCGTATAGTTTTGCTTCCTTGGATCTGCGTTCAGAACCCATGGTACTTACTGTTCCTGAAATTGAAGTAGGGCGTTATTTTAGTGTGCAGCTTATTGATCTGTACACCCATAACTTTGCATTTATCGGCACCCGAACTGTGGGCAATAATGGAGGCCTTTTTCTTATTGCTGGTCCGGAATGGAAAGGAAAAATGCCTGCTGGCATCGATAAGCTGATTCAATCCGAAACTGAATGGGTGCTGGCAGTGTACAGAACGCAACTTTTTAATCCTGATGATCTTGAAAATGTGAAGCAAATTCAGTCGGGTTATAATCTTCAACCGCTGTCTACTTTTCTTGATCTACCCGCACCGCAAATAGCTCCGGATATTCATTTTATAGAACCTTTGACACGGGAAGAGATCAAAGAGTCTCCAAAGGTATTTGAGCAGTTGAACTTTCTCTTGCAATTCTGTCCTACCCATCCTTCAGAAAAAGAATTAATGAAACGCTTTGCCAAGCTTGGTATTGGCGCTGGTCAGGAATTTAACTGGGATAAATTTTCACCTGAGATTCAAAAAGCCATCAAACAAGGCATTGCAGATTCCTGGGCAGATTTTGCAGTAATAAAATCTCAAGGAGAAGCTGGTGAAATAGGATCGGCAGAAATATTTGGCACCAGACAACATCTCAACAACAACTACAGCTACAGAATGGCAGCTGCTGTGATGGGAATATGGGGAGCGAGTGCCGAAGAAGCGATTTACCCGGGCTATTATGTCGATTCGGAAAATAAACCCCTTAACGGCGCCAACAAGTACACCCTTCGTTTTGAACCGGGACAATTACCTCCTGTTGATGCCTTTTGGTCTTTAACTATGTATGAGCTTCCGGCGAGCCTTCTTGTGGAAAATCCGCTTAATCGTTATTTGCTTAATTCACCCATGATGGACGATTTTGTTTTTGACGAAGACGGAGGGCTTACCCTCTATTTTCAAAATGAATCTCCGGGCAAAGAAAAAGAATCCAACTGGCTGCCTGCGCCCAAAGGACCATTTTCAGTTGTGATGCGATTGTATTTGCCTAAACCTGAAATTTTATCTGGTAAGTGGGTAAATCCTCCATTAATTAAAACCAACTAA
- a CDS encoding galactokinase family protein — protein sequence MSKINELIGKINGGDNASFKELYGTEGAVLKTQAERYEALMATFQETFGKDDVMLFSSPGRTEIGGNHTDHNYGRVLAGAVNLDNIAVAAANGTDIITIKSEGYPQFQVDLSDLSIDESQFYTSGSIVKGISARLKELGYTIGGFDACIEGRVPAGSGLSSSASFEVLIGAIISHLFNDGKLDAVENAIVGQWAENNFFGKPCGLMDQTACSVGGLITIDFEDPSKPIVKALDFDFVATNYALVITDVGGGHDDPASQEEYASLPTEMKSVAKELGKEVLRQTTLEEIVEKIPEIRTKTGDRAILRAYHFQGDNQRVADQVAALENNDFDAFLKMVIESGYSSYMYNQNIYDIVHKDEQVVSLGLALSEMVLKGKGAWRVHGGGFGGTIQAFVPQDLVDTYVKTLEHVYGEGKCHKLFIRPKGSVRVEL from the coding sequence ATGTCAAAAATTAACGAACTTATTGGTAAAATTAATGGTGGCGATAACGCTTCCTTTAAAGAATTATATGGTACTGAAGGTGCTGTATTAAAAACTCAGGCTGAGCGCTATGAGGCTTTAATGGCTACTTTTCAGGAAACTTTTGGTAAAGACGACGTTATGTTGTTTTCATCACCAGGACGTACCGAAATTGGTGGTAATCACACCGATCATAACTACGGACGTGTATTAGCAGGTGCTGTTAACCTTGATAACATTGCTGTTGCTGCAGCTAATGGTACCGATATCATTACAATTAAATCAGAAGGTTATCCTCAATTTCAGGTTGACTTATCTGATCTTTCTATAGACGAATCTCAATTTTATACCTCAGGATCAATTGTTAAAGGTATCAGTGCTCGTTTAAAAGAGCTTGGATATACAATTGGTGGTTTTGATGCTTGTATCGAAGGTCGTGTGCCTGCTGGTTCTGGCTTGAGTTCATCAGCTTCTTTCGAGGTGTTGATTGGCGCTATTATCAGCCACTTATTTAACGATGGAAAATTAGATGCTGTTGAAAATGCAATTGTAGGTCAATGGGCTGAAAATAATTTCTTCGGAAAACCTTGTGGTTTGATGGATCAAACAGCTTGTTCTGTTGGTGGTTTGATTACTATCGATTTCGAAGATCCGTCGAAACCTATTGTAAAAGCATTGGATTTCGATTTTGTTGCAACTAACTATGCTTTGGTGATTACCGATGTGGGTGGTGGTCATGATGATCCTGCTTCACAAGAAGAATATGCTTCGTTACCAACTGAAATGAAATCAGTAGCCAAAGAATTAGGTAAAGAAGTTCTTCGTCAAACAACATTGGAAGAAATCGTTGAGAAAATTCCTGAAATCCGCACAAAAACTGGTGATCGTGCTATCTTACGTGCTTATCACTTCCAGGGAGATAACCAACGTGTGGCAGATCAGGTTGCTGCTTTGGAAAACAACGATTTTGATGCTTTCCTTAAAATGGTAATCGAGTCGGGATATAGCTCATACATGTACAATCAAAATATTTATGATATCGTTCACAAAGATGAGCAAGTGGTATCATTAGGTTTGGCATTAAGCGAAATGGTATTGAAAGGAAAAGGAGCATGGCGTGTTCACGGGGGTGGATTCGGTGGTACTATCCAGGCTTTCGTTCCTCAAGACTTGGTTGATACTTATGTAAAAACATTAGAGCACGTTTACGGCGAAGGTAAATGTCATAAATTATTTATCCGTCCAAAAGGTTCGGTTAGAGTTGAATTATAA